A genomic segment from Bradyrhizobium sp. ISRA430 encodes:
- the cyoC gene encoding cytochrome o ubiquinol oxidase subunit III produces MTIAVKPTQTGEPLFYLADEHPHPEGWSTALGFWIYLMSDCLIFAILFATFGVLGANYAAGPAPKDLFDLSLVAVNTSMLLLSSITYGFAMLTMQQNRIGQTQMWLAITGLFGAAFIGIELTEFAHMIHEGATPQRSAFLSAFFTLVGTHGLHVTCGLIWLVTLMVQVWKFGLIEANRRRLMCLSMFWHFLDVVWIGVFTFVYLLGVLR; encoded by the coding sequence ATGACGATCGCTGTCAAACCCACCCAAACGGGCGAGCCGCTGTTCTACCTCGCCGACGAGCATCCGCATCCGGAAGGATGGAGCACCGCGCTCGGCTTCTGGATCTATCTGATGAGCGACTGTCTCATCTTTGCGATCCTGTTCGCCACCTTCGGCGTGCTCGGCGCCAACTACGCCGCCGGCCCGGCGCCGAAGGACCTGTTCGACCTGTCGCTGGTCGCGGTGAACACCTCGATGCTGCTGCTGTCGTCGATCACCTATGGCTTTGCCATGCTGACGATGCAGCAGAACCGCATCGGCCAGACGCAGATGTGGCTCGCCATCACCGGCCTGTTCGGCGCCGCCTTCATCGGCATCGAGCTCACCGAGTTCGCCCACATGATCCATGAGGGCGCGACGCCCCAGCGCAGCGCCTTCCTCTCCGCCTTCTTCACCCTGGTCGGCACCCACGGCCTGCACGTCACCTGCGGCCTGATCTGGCTGGTGACCTTGATGGTGCAGGTCTGGAAGTTCGGCCTGATCGAGGCCAACCGCCGTCGCCTGATGTGCCTGTCGATGTTCTGGCACTTCCTCGACGTGGTCTGGATCGGCGTCTTCACCTTCGTCTATCTCCTGGGAGTGCTGCGATGA
- the cyoA gene encoding ubiquinol oxidase subunit II, which translates to MSRLKILALLPLAVALSGCNYIVLAPAGDIAAQQRDLVIISTVLMLLIVLPVMALTVLFAWRYRQSNKSARYEPDWDHSTKLELVIWSAPLLIIVCLGALTWMGTHLLDPYRTLGRINAERAVDQAKAPLEVDVVALDWKWLFIYPDYGVATVNELAAPVDRAINFRITASSVMNSFYIPALAGQIYAMPGMETKLHAVVNHAGTYKGFSANYSGAGFSGMHFAFHGLDDKAFDAWIASAKSAGGSLGRAEYLQLEKPSQNEPVRRYGSVDADLYRLILNMCVETGKMCQSEMMAIDAKGGLGHEGLNNTLPLAYDKYARRGTALGGEPTFVAGTCTPDAPQGQTTASIKAPSDATPLLGAGLKRPSFTPLKSSSFFLGQRPKSDS; encoded by the coding sequence GTGTCTCGTCTCAAGATCCTGGCGCTACTACCTTTGGCAGTTGCGCTCAGCGGCTGCAACTACATCGTGCTGGCGCCAGCCGGCGATATCGCTGCCCAGCAGCGCGACCTCGTCATCATCTCCACCGTCCTGATGCTCCTGATCGTTCTGCCCGTCATGGCGCTGACGGTGCTGTTCGCCTGGCGCTACCGCCAGTCCAACAAGTCGGCGCGCTACGAGCCGGATTGGGACCACTCGACCAAGCTCGAGCTAGTGATCTGGTCGGCGCCGCTTCTGATCATCGTGTGCCTCGGCGCGCTGACCTGGATGGGCACGCACCTGCTCGACCCCTATCGCACGCTCGGCCGCATCAACGCGGAGCGCGCCGTGGACCAGGCCAAGGCCCCGCTCGAGGTCGACGTCGTCGCGCTCGACTGGAAATGGCTGTTCATCTATCCGGACTACGGCGTCGCCACCGTCAACGAGCTGGCTGCTCCCGTCGATCGCGCGATCAATTTCCGCATCACTGCATCCTCGGTGATGAACTCGTTCTACATCCCCGCGCTCGCCGGCCAGATCTACGCGATGCCAGGCATGGAGACCAAGCTCCACGCCGTGGTGAACCACGCCGGCACCTATAAGGGCTTTTCGGCGAACTACAGCGGCGCCGGCTTTTCCGGCATGCACTTCGCCTTCCACGGTCTCGACGACAAGGCCTTCGACGCCTGGATCGCCAGCGCCAAGTCGGCCGGCGGTTCGCTCGGTCGCGCGGAATATCTTCAGCTCGAGAAGCCGAGCCAGAACGAGCCGGTGCGGCGTTACGGCAGTGTCGATGCCGATCTCTACCGCCTGATCCTCAACATGTGCGTCGAGACCGGCAAGATGTGCCAGAGCGAGATGATGGCGATCGATGCCAAGGGCGGCCTCGGCCATGAGGGCCTGAACAACACCCTGCCGCTCGCCTACGACAAATACGCCCGCCGCGGCACCGCGCTTGGCGGCGAGCCGACCTTCGTCGCCGGCACCTGCACGCCCGATGCGCCGCAGGGCCAGACCACCGCGTCGATCAAGGCGCCGAGCGACGCCACGCCGCTGCTCGGTGCCGGCCTGAAGCGCCCGAGCTTCACGCCGCTCAAATCTTCGTCCTTCTTCCTCGGACAACGTCCGAAGTCAGACTCCTAA
- the cyoB gene encoding cytochrome o ubiquinol oxidase subunit I: MSPDLIKLIFGRLSIESLPLHEPIVVGTFVVVALGGITLLGGLTYFRLWGYLWREWFTTVDHKRIGIMYMILGIVMLLRGFADALMMRGQQALAFGGSEGYLNAHHYDQVFTAHGVIMIFFVAMPLVTGLMNYVVPLQIGARDVSFPFLNNFSFWMTVGGAVLVMASLFIGEFARTGWLAYPPLSNIGYSPDVGVDYYIWALQVAGVGTTLSGINLICTIVKLRAPGMTMMRMPVFTWTSLCTNVLIVASFPVLTVVLALLSLDRYVGTNFFTNDFGGSPMMYVNLIWIWGHPEVYILVLPAFGIFSEVTSTFSGKRLFGYTSMVYATVVITILSYLVWLHHFFTMGSGASVNSFFGITTMIISIPTGAKMFNWLFTMYRGRIRFELPMMWTIAFMLTFVIGGMTGVLLAVPPADFVLHNSLFLIAHFHNVIIGGVVFGAFAGIGYWFPKAFGFKLDPFWGKLSFWFWVTGFYLAFMPLYVLGLMGVTRRLRVFDDPSLQIWFIIAAIGAGLVFLGIICMLVQFAVSFLRREQLKDVTGDPWDARTLEWATSSPPPAYNFAFTPVVHDNDAWWDMKKRGYQRPLTGFKPIHMPSNTGTGIILAGFATAMGFGLIWYMWWLAAASFIAMLAVGIGHTFNYHRDFDIPADEVVRTEDARTQLLAGAKS; encoded by the coding sequence ATGTCTCCTGATCTCATCAAGCTCATCTTCGGCCGGCTCAGCATCGAATCGTTGCCGCTGCACGAGCCGATCGTCGTCGGCACCTTCGTGGTGGTCGCGCTCGGCGGCATCACGCTGCTCGGCGGTCTCACCTATTTCCGGCTCTGGGGCTATCTCTGGCGCGAGTGGTTCACCACCGTCGACCACAAGCGCATCGGCATCATGTACATGATCCTCGGCATCGTGATGCTGCTGCGCGGCTTTGCCGACGCACTCATGATGCGCGGCCAGCAGGCGCTCGCGTTCGGCGGCTCGGAAGGCTATCTCAACGCCCACCATTACGACCAGGTCTTCACCGCCCACGGCGTGATCATGATCTTCTTCGTGGCGATGCCGCTGGTCACCGGCCTGATGAACTACGTCGTCCCGCTGCAAATCGGCGCCCGCGACGTGTCGTTCCCGTTCCTGAATAATTTCAGCTTCTGGATGACGGTCGGCGGCGCGGTGCTGGTGATGGCTTCGCTGTTCATCGGCGAATTCGCCCGCACCGGCTGGCTCGCTTATCCGCCGCTGTCGAACATCGGCTACAGCCCTGACGTCGGCGTCGACTACTACATATGGGCGCTGCAGGTCGCCGGCGTCGGCACGACCTTATCCGGCATCAACCTGATCTGCACCATCGTCAAGCTGCGGGCCCCGGGCATGACCATGATGCGGATGCCTGTCTTCACCTGGACCTCGCTCTGCACGAACGTGCTGATCGTCGCCTCGTTCCCGGTTCTGACCGTCGTGCTCGCGCTGCTCTCGCTCGATCGCTACGTCGGCACCAACTTCTTCACCAACGACTTCGGCGGCAGCCCGATGATGTACGTGAACCTGATCTGGATCTGGGGCCATCCCGAGGTCTACATCCTGGTTCTCCCCGCGTTCGGTATCTTCTCCGAGGTGACCTCGACCTTCTCGGGCAAGCGGCTGTTCGGCTACACCTCGATGGTCTACGCCACGGTGGTCATCACCATCCTGTCGTACCTGGTCTGGCTGCACCACTTCTTCACCATGGGGTCGGGCGCCAGCGTCAACTCCTTCTTCGGCATCACCACGATGATCATCTCGATCCCGACGGGAGCGAAGATGTTCAACTGGCTGTTCACGATGTATCGCGGCCGCATCCGCTTCGAGCTGCCGATGATGTGGACGATCGCCTTCATGCTGACCTTCGTGATCGGCGGCATGACCGGCGTGCTGCTCGCAGTGCCGCCGGCCGACTTCGTTCTGCACAACAGCCTGTTCCTGATTGCGCACTTCCACAACGTGATCATCGGCGGCGTGGTGTTCGGCGCCTTCGCCGGCATCGGCTACTGGTTCCCGAAGGCGTTCGGCTTCAAGCTCGATCCGTTCTGGGGCAAGCTGTCGTTCTGGTTCTGGGTCACCGGCTTCTACCTCGCCTTCATGCCGCTCTACGTGCTGGGCCTGATGGGCGTGACGCGGCGCCTGCGCGTGTTCGACGATCCGTCCCTGCAGATCTGGTTCATCATCGCCGCGATCGGCGCCGGCCTCGTCTTCCTCGGCATCATCTGCATGCTGGTGCAGTTCGCGGTCAGCTTCCTCCGGCGAGAGCAGCTCAAGGACGTCACCGGCGATCCCTGGGATGCGCGCACGCTGGAATGGGCGACCTCCTCGCCTCCGCCGGCCTACAACTTCGCCTTCACGCCCGTCGTTCACGACAATGACGCGTGGTGGGACATGAAGAAGCGCGGCTACCAGCGGCCGCTCACCGGCTTCAAGCCGATCCACATGCCGAGCAACACCGGCACCGGCATCATCCTCGCCGGCTTTGCGACTGCGATGGGATTCGGTCTAATCTGGTACATGTGGTGGCTGGCCGCCGCGAGCTTCATCGCGATGCTCGCCGTCGGCATCGGTCACACCTTCAACTATCACCGCGACTTCGACATCCCGGCCGATGAGGTCGTCCGGACCGAGGACGCGCGCACCCAACTGCTCGCCGGAGCCAAGTCATGA
- the cyoD gene encoding cytochrome o ubiquinol oxidase subunit IV: protein MTTDTHATAADHHHHDDHAHGSLSTYLLGFVLSVVLTAIPFWLVMSGVLPSKQITALVIMAFAVVQIVVHMIYFLHMNTTSENGWSMMALIFTIVMVVIALSGSLWVMNHLNSNMMPIHEMSGMK, encoded by the coding sequence ATGACCACCGACACCCACGCCACGGCTGCAGACCATCACCACCACGACGACCACGCGCACGGATCGCTCTCGACCTATCTGCTCGGCTTCGTGCTCTCGGTCGTGCTCACCGCGATCCCGTTCTGGCTGGTGATGAGCGGCGTGCTTCCCAGCAAGCAGATCACCGCGCTGGTCATCATGGCCTTCGCCGTGGTGCAGATCGTCGTGCACATGATCTACTTCCTGCACATGAACACGACCTCCGAGAACGGCTGGAGCATGATGGCGCTGATCTTCACCATCGTCATGGTCGTGATCGCGCTGTCCGGCTCGCTGTGGGTCATGAACCACCTCAACAGCAACATGATGCCGATCCACGAGATGAGCGGGATGAAGTGA
- a CDS encoding SURF1 family protein has translation MSKAGTVSDMENGTRGKTARPALWLTVPALAAFALLIALGVWQIERRAWKLALIDRVEQRVHAAAQPIPSPAAWPTVSAANDEYRHVAVTGRFLHDRETLVQAVTEEGAGYWVLTPLRREDGTLVLINRGFVPAERRDASTRQDGNPESTVEITGLLRMTEPKGGFLRNNDPVHDRWYSRDVAAIAAARGMHDVAPFFIDADAAPRAGGGPIGGLTVIRFPNNHLIYALTWFALAFMLAGKFYVTFGGGLFRRTRFVHEPAGGPDASARRTGSDAGTIVEPT, from the coding sequence GTGAGCAAGGCGGGGACCGTGAGCGACATGGAAAACGGGACGCGCGGCAAGACCGCGCGCCCCGCCTTGTGGCTTACGGTCCCCGCGCTCGCCGCGTTCGCGCTCCTGATCGCACTCGGCGTCTGGCAGATCGAGCGCCGCGCCTGGAAGCTGGCGCTGATCGACCGCGTCGAGCAGCGCGTCCACGCCGCGGCCCAGCCGATTCCTTCGCCTGCGGCCTGGCCCACGGTCTCCGCGGCAAATGACGAATACCGGCACGTCGCCGTGACAGGCCGCTTCCTGCACGACCGGGAAACGCTGGTTCAGGCCGTCACCGAGGAAGGCGCCGGCTATTGGGTGCTCACGCCGCTCCGGCGCGAGGACGGCACGCTGGTCCTGATCAATCGCGGCTTCGTGCCAGCCGAGCGGCGCGACGCATCGACGCGGCAGGACGGCAATCCGGAAAGCACCGTCGAGATCACCGGCTTGTTACGCATGACGGAGCCGAAAGGCGGGTTCCTGAGGAATAACGATCCCGTCCACGACCGCTGGTATTCGCGGGACGTTGCTGCAATCGCAGCGGCTCGCGGCATGCACGATGTTGCCCCCTTCTTCATCGATGCTGATGCGGCGCCGCGCGCAGGCGGAGGTCCAATCGGCGGATTGACCGTGATCCGCTTTCCCAATAACCACCTGATCTACGCGCTGACGTGGTTTGCCCTGGCCTTCATGCTGGCCGGTAAATTTTACGTCACATTCGGCGGCGGGCTGTTCCGCCGCACGCGCTTCGTCCACGAACCGGCCGGCGGCCCTGATGCCTCCGCCCGCAGGACGGGATCAGATGCTGGAACGATCGTCGAGCCAACCTGA
- a CDS encoding MFS transporter produces MATAHTPAMADLHSGEHGHDQASPGEIAIGVIIGRTSEFFDFFVYAIASVIVFPRLVFPFASELTGTLYSFAIFALAFMARPLGTVIFMTIDRQYGKTAKLVTALFVLGTATVAIAFLPGYHEIGASAIWLLAMARAAQGLAWGGAWDGLASLLALNAPASKRGWYAMVPQLGAPLGLIVASALFAYFAGNLSADDFFDWGWRYPFFVAFAINVVALFARLRMVATEEYASLFETRELQPARISDTVAREGHNIMLGAFAPLASFALFHMVTVFPLSWVFLFTRESPVRFLIIEIVAAVFGVAAIVVSGIIADRVGRKSLLMGSAIAIAVYSGFAPQLLDAGAFGETIYMVIGFILLGLSFGQSSGAIASNFKQMYRYTASALTSDMAWLFGAGFAPLAALLLATNLGVIASGAYLLSGALWTLVALWLSGQREAGDMDAGR; encoded by the coding sequence ATGGCGACGGCACACACCCCCGCAATGGCAGACCTCCACTCGGGCGAGCATGGCCACGACCAGGCCAGCCCCGGCGAGATCGCCATCGGCGTCATCATCGGCCGCACCTCGGAATTCTTCGACTTCTTCGTCTACGCGATCGCCTCGGTGATCGTGTTTCCCCGTCTGGTCTTCCCGTTCGCGAGCGAGCTGACCGGCACGCTTTATTCCTTCGCCATTTTCGCGCTCGCCTTCATGGCGCGGCCGCTCGGCACCGTCATATTCATGACGATCGACCGGCAATACGGCAAGACGGCCAAGCTGGTCACCGCGCTGTTCGTGCTCGGCACCGCCACCGTCGCGATCGCGTTCCTGCCCGGCTATCACGAGATCGGAGCCTCGGCGATCTGGCTCCTGGCGATGGCGCGCGCGGCCCAGGGTCTGGCGTGGGGTGGTGCGTGGGACGGCCTTGCCTCGCTGCTCGCGCTGAACGCGCCGGCATCGAAGCGCGGCTGGTACGCGATGGTGCCGCAGCTCGGGGCGCCGCTCGGGCTGATCGTGGCAAGCGCCCTGTTCGCCTATTTCGCCGGTAATCTGTCGGCGGACGATTTCTTCGACTGGGGCTGGCGCTATCCGTTCTTCGTCGCCTTCGCCATCAACGTCGTGGCGCTGTTCGCCCGCCTGCGCATGGTAGCGACGGAGGAGTATGCCTCGCTGTTCGAGACCCGCGAATTGCAGCCGGCCCGCATCTCCGACACCGTCGCGCGCGAAGGCCACAACATCATGCTCGGCGCATTCGCGCCGCTGGCGAGCTTCGCGCTGTTCCACATGGTCACGGTGTTTCCGCTGTCCTGGGTGTTTCTGTTCACGCGTGAAAGCCCGGTGCGCTTCTTGATCATCGAGATCGTCGCCGCCGTGTTCGGGGTCGCCGCGATCGTGGTCTCGGGCATCATCGCCGACCGGGTCGGCCGCAAGTCGCTGCTGATGGGTTCGGCGATCGCGATCGCGGTCTATAGCGGCTTCGCTCCGCAGCTTCTCGACGCCGGCGCCTTCGGCGAGACCATCTACATGGTGATCGGTTTCATCCTGCTCGGCCTGTCCTTCGGCCAGTCCTCGGGCGCGATCGCCTCGAATTTCAAGCAGATGTACCGCTACACGGCCTCGGCGCTCACCTCGGACATGGCTTGGCTGTTCGGCGCCGGCTTCGCCCCGCTCGCCGCCCTTCTGCTCGCCACCAATCTGGGCGTCATTGCTTCGGGCGCCTATCTGCTCTCGGGCGCGCTGTGGACCCTCGTCGCGCTGTGGCTCAGCGGCCAGCGCGAGGCGGGGGATATGGATGCGGGGCGCTAA